In Perca fluviatilis chromosome 14, GENO_Pfluv_1.0, whole genome shotgun sequence, a genomic segment contains:
- the LOC120573338 gene encoding NACHT, LRR and PYD domains-containing protein 3-like, producing the protein MMKAVDLFNTLEDLKEDEFKTFKWYLQQDILEGYQSIKESNLENAERQDTVDVMVNTYQLHGALKVTKKVLEMINRNDLVQSLPDTNSRPEESVDVSDFGKTSENRGTPSSQSKVDVEETSGNRGPSSPHTEAETQRGAGSPAVTAHHGGVVSTPQFTNVKAENITLNVNNFNTNVMSPDRTDETKANSPKTEDGMVPVPKPAQHISKYQKQIQSNFIDRCKQQKEGLTEVKRPLDKMYTHLTVTAGGDIHINRQHEVRQIETVRPADTETTIKPCEMFKPPSEEDRPIRTVLTKGIAGIGKTFLVNKFLLDWAEGRANQDVHLVFPFTFRQLNSCKENVCLADLIHECIWETKDIKKEALNHIFTELQSTGNTNFDKSEFKLLFVLDGLDESRLDMDCSTNKIHAGKFDVTEPTPVDKLLMNLIKKKLLPSARIWITTRPAAANQIHSDFVDITTGVRGFTDPQKEEYFKNRFRDQEQAGRIISHIKTSRSLHIMCHIPVFCWITATVLEEVIKTREGGELPKTLTEMYAKFLLFQIHQTTEKYDPEKCIQYIESLAKLAYHQLEKGNLIFYKKDLEESGINVSGASVCSGVFTEIFKEERGRKNEEDKMFSFVHLSVQEFLAALHVERAVIKRNKNVMSEPGQSFVKKVREVFSRSSTTKVHRFAIDKALQSPNGHLDLFLRFLLGLSLETNQKHLRSLLKKRSSETNQETVKYIKKKISEDLSQEKSINLFHCLNELNDCSLVEEIQRSLSSGSLSTDKLSLAQWSAVVFILLSSENDLDVFDLKKYSASEQALLRLLPVVKASKKAQLSGCNLSERSCEALSSVLSSESSSLRELDLGNNNLQDSGGKLLSAGLEIPHCKLEILRLSGCNLSEISCEALSSVLSSESCSLRELDMSNNNLQDSGGKLLSTGVKSPPCKLETLRLTNCNLSERSCEDLSSVLSSESSSLRELDLSNNELKDSGGKLLSNGVKSPHCKLENLSLSGCLITEEGCTSLASALKSNPSHLRVLDLSYNHPGDSGVKLLSARQEDPHCRLDTLRLDHCGEQWLKPGLRKYSCQLTLDTNTVNRKLKLSDNNRKVIRVEEDQPYPDRPERFDYWSQLLCKDGLTGRCYWEVERRRRVNISVSYRGIRRRGNSRDCEFGGNDQSWSLRCSNDRYSVRHNNIRTSIVSSSVSSRVAVYVDCPAGYLSFYTVSSDSQTHLYTFNTTFTQPLYPGFGFWSRASVSLCRV; encoded by the exons TTGATGTTGAAGAAACTTCAGGGAACAGAGGaccttcctctcctcacactgAAG CTGAAACTCAGAGGGGAGCAGGAAGCCCAGCAGTCACCGCCCATCATGGAGGTGTCGTCAGCACACCTCAGTTTACAAATGTGAAGGCAGAGAATATAACGCTTAATGTCAACAATTTCAACACAAATG tCATGTCTCCTGACAGGACAGATGAGACGAAAGCCAATTCTCCCAAAACCGaag ACGGGATGGTACCAGTACCAAAGCCAGCACAGCACATCTCAAAATACCAAAAACAGATTCAGTCAAACTTCATAGACCGTTGCAAGCAACAAAAAGAAGGATTGACGGAGGTGAAACGACCTTTGGATAAGATGTACACACATCTGACTGTCACAGCTGGGGGTGACATACACATCAACAGACAGCATGAGGTCCGGCAGATTGAGACAGTGAGACCAGCAGATACAGAGACAACAATTAAACCTTGTGAAATGTTCAAACCCCCCTCTGAAGAAGACCGCCCCATAAGAACAGTGCTGACCAAGGGAATAGCAGGAATTGGAAAAACATTTCTTGTGAACAAGTTTTTGTTGGACTGGGCTGAAGGAAGAGCCAATCAAGATGTGCATCTCGTTTTCCCCTTCACCTTCCGCCAGCTGAATTCATGCAAGGAGAATGTATGTTTGGCAGACCTCATTCATGAATGTATCTGGGAGACCAAAGACATCAAGAAAGAAGCTCTTAATCATATCTTTACAGAGCTGCAGTCAACAGGAAACACCAACTTTGACAAGAGTGAATTCAaacttctgtttgttttggacGGACTGGATGAGAGCCGCCTTGATATGGACTGCTCTACCAATAAAATCCATGCAGGTAAATTTGACGTGACAGAGCCGACCCCAGTGGACAAGCTGCTGATGAACCTCATCAAGAAgaaactgcttccctctgctcgcatctggataaccacacgacctgcagcagccaatcagatccatTCTGACTTTGTAGACATCACAACAGgggtcagagggttcactgacccacagaaggaggagtactttaAGAATAGATTCAGAGATCAGGAGCAGGCtggcagaatcatctcccacatcaagacatcacgaagcctccacatcatgtgccacatcccagtcttctgctggatcactgctacagttctggaagAAGTAATAAAaaccagagagggaggggagctgcccaagaccctgactgagatgtatgCCAAATTCCTGCTGTTTCAGATTCATCAGACAACGGAGAAGTATGACCCAGAAAAGTGCATTCAGTACATTGAGTCATTAGCAAAATTGGCTTACCATCAGTTGGAAAagggcaacctgatcttctataagaaaGATCTAGAAGAGAGTGGCATTAATGTCAGTGGAGCCTCGGTTtgctcaggagtgttcacagagatcttcaaAGAGGAGCGTGGGAGGAAGAATGAGGAAGACAAGATGTTTAGCTtcgtccatctgagtgttcaagagtttctggctgctcttcatgtagAAAGGGCAGTAATTAAAAGAAACAAGAATGTGATGTCTGAGCCAGGGCAAAGTTTCGTCAAAAAAGTGAGGGAAGTTTTCAGCAGATCATCTACGACAAAGGTCCACAGGTTTGCTATTgacaaggccttacagagtccaaacggacacctggacttgttcctccgcttcctcctgggtctttcactggAAACCAATCAGAAACATTTACGAAGtctgctgaaaaaaagaagCTCAGAGACCAATCAAGAAACAGTCaagtacatcaagaagaagatcagtGAGGATCTGTCTCAAgagaaaagcatcaatctgttccactgtctgaatgaactgaatgattgttctctagtggaggagatccaacggtccctgagttcaggaagtctctccacagataaactgtctcttgctcagtggtcagctgtGGTCTTCATCTTACTATCATCAGAAAATgatctggacgtgtttgacctgaagaaatactctgcttcagagcaGGCTCTTCTGAGGTTGCTGCCAGTGGTTAAAGCCTCCAAAAAAGCTCA gctgagtggctgtaacctgtcagagagaagctgtgaagcactgtcctcagttctcagctcagagtcctctagtctgagagagctggacctgggtaacaacaacctgcaggattcaggagggaagctgctTTCTGCTGGACTCGAGATTCCACACTGTAAACTGGAGATTCTCAG gctgagtggctgtaacctgtcagagataagctgtgaagctctgtcctcagttctcagctcagAGTCCtgtagtctgagagagctggacatgagtaacaacaacctgcaggattcaggagggaagctgctTTCTACTGGAGTGAAGAGTCCACCCTGtaaactggagactctcag GCTGACtaactgtaacctgtcagagagaagctgtgaagatctgtcctcagttctcagctcagagtcatctagtctgagagagctggacctgagcaaCAACGAACTcaaggattcaggagggaagctgctTTCTAATGGagtgaagagtccacactgtaaaCTTGAAAATCTAAG tttgtcaggctgtctgatcacAGAGGAAGGCTGTACTTCTCTGGCTTCAGCTCTGAaatccaacccctcccatctgagagtgctggacctgagctacaatcatccaggagactcgGGAGTGAAGCTGCTTTCAGCTAGACAGGAGGatccacactgcagactggacaCTCTAAG GCTGGACCATTGTGGAGAGCAGTGGCTGAAACCTGGTCTGAGGAAAT ATTCCTGTCaactcacactggacacaaacacagtaaacagaaaactcaaactgtctgacaacaacaggaaggtgatacgtgtggaggaggatcagccatatcctgatcgtccagagaggtttgactacTGGTCTCAGCTACTGTGTaaagatggtctgactggtcgctgttactgggaggttgagaggagaagaagggttaatatatcagtgagttacagaggaatcaggaggagaggaaacagtagAGACTGTGAGTTTGGAggtaatgatcagtcctggagtctgaggTGCTCTAATGACCGTTACTCTGTCCGTCACAATAACATCAGAACATCGATCgtttcttcctctgtctctagtagagtagcagtgtatgtggactgtcctgctggctatctgtccttctacacagtctcctctgactcacagACCCACCTgtacaccttcaacaccacattcactcaaccTCTCTATCCAGGGTTTGGGTTCTGGTCTCGtgcctcagtgtctctgtgtcgtgtgtag
- the LOC120572647 gene encoding probable E3 ubiquitin-protein ligase HECTD4, producing MGGPKGEEDHYTLLVKAWETKVFPTIRRSFPNEAERKSGLDQIKGALQLGMVDIARQTVEFLYEENGGIPRDLYLPTIEDIKDEANKFTIDKVCKGLTPLSGQQQHQQHHRRDSPAQVCYPGHVKDLWFARRGAGEVLVSY from the exons atgggtgggccaaaagGGGAG GAGGACCACTACACCTTGCTGGTAAAGGCCTGGGAGACCAAAGTGTTCCCTACCATTCGTAGGAGCTTCCCTAACGAGGCTGAGAGGAAATCTGGCCTGGACCAAATCAAAGGAGCTCTGCAGCTTG GCATGGTGGACATAGCAAGACAGACAGTGGAGTTCCTGTATGAAGAGAATGGCGGCATTCCTCGGGACCTGTACCTCCCTACCATCGAGGATATTAAGGACGAGGCCAACAAGTTCACTATTGACAAAGTTTGCAAAG GCTTGACTCCGCTCTCCGGACAGCAACAACACCAACAGCACCACAGGAGGGACAGCCCTGCCCAAGTTTGCTATCCGGGGCATGTTAAAGACCTTTGGTTTGCACGGCGTGGTGCTGGTGAGGTATTGGTATCCTATTGA